The sequence below is a genomic window from Escherichia marmotae.
CGATACCCGCGCTTAAATTCTGTTCGTAGTTGCCTTTGTAGGTCGGTACAATTTTGTAATCCGGGTTTTCGGCGTTAAAACGTTGAGCCAGAGAATCCACCTCTTTACCCAGTTCCCCTTCCATCGAATGCCAGAACGGAATAGTCGTCACGGCCTGTGCATTCCCCATTAACGCCAATCCGAGCGCCAGTGCTGAAGCTGTATAATGTAACGGTTTCATTGATTATCTCTCTTGTTGTACCGGATGCGCGAATTCACGCGTTTTATGCTCGCGGGGTAACATGACATGCTCGAATTACAGAAAAATAACTCTTTTGTTACATTTTTAAGATAGTAAGGTGTCAGAAAGATGACAAGGCGGTGACGGTACGGGTGAGGGAAAATGGGAGATGGGGCACGGATAAGCGGGAAAATAGAAGGTCTGAGTCAAACTCTACAGATTGTAGCTAATGTGCTTATCGTTTCATGCCGGATGCGGCGTGAACGCCTTATACGGCCTACAAGATCGTGCAAATTCAATATATTGCAACTCACCCAATAGGCCTGATAAGTGCAGCGCATCAGGCAATTTTACATTTGTCACCTGTCTCAAAGGAGTCTTTTGACTCCTTATCAATCAACGCGTTATTACCCGCCTAAATACGCGCTTCTCACCGCTTCGTTCGCCAGTAGTGCGTCGCCGGTATCGGAGAGCACCACATGACCGTTTTCCAGCACGTAGCCGCGATCTGCCAGCTTCAGCGCCTGATTGGCATTCTGTTCGACGAGGAAGATGGTCATTCCCTGCTCGCGCAACTGCTCGATGGTGTCGAAGATTTGTTGGATGATAATCGGTGCCAGTCCGAGCGATGGCTCATCAAGCAGCAGCAAACGCGGATTGCTCATCAGTGCACGACCAATCGCCAGCATCTGCTGTTCACCGCCGGACATGGTGCCCGCCCGCTGAATACGGCGCTCATGCAGACGCGGGAACAGCTCATAGACCCACTTTATGCGCTCCTGAAACTGATCTCTTTCGGCAAAGAAACCGCCCATTGCCAGGTTCTCTTCCACCGTCATCCGCGAGAAGACACGACGCCCTTCCGGGACAATCGCCACTGCTTCACGCATGATTTTCGCCGTCTGCCAGTCGGTAATGTCTTTATCATCAAACACAATTCGTCCGCTGGTGGCGCGCGGGTCGCCGCATAACGTACCGAGCAAGGTGGTTTTCCCTGCGCCGTTCGCACCAATCAAGGTAACAATCTCTCCCTGATTAATATGCAGGCTCACCTCATGCAGCGCCTGGATTTTGCCGTAGTGGGCGCTGACTTTGTCAAAGGACAACATGACTTTTTCCATCTTATGCCTCACCTAAATAGGCACGGATCACGTCCGGGTTATTACGGATCTGCTCCGGCGTACCATTTGCCAGTGGCGTCCCCTGATTAACCACG
It includes:
- the livF gene encoding high-affinity branched-chain amino acid ABC transporter ATP-binding protein LivF → MEKVMLSFDKVSAHYGKIQALHEVSLHINQGEIVTLIGANGAGKTTLLGTLCGDPRATSGRIVFDDKDITDWQTAKIMREAVAIVPEGRRVFSRMTVEENLAMGGFFAERDQFQERIKWVYELFPRLHERRIQRAGTMSGGEQQMLAIGRALMSNPRLLLLDEPSLGLAPIIIQQIFDTIEQLREQGMTIFLVEQNANQALKLADRGYVLENGHVVLSDTGDALLANEAVRSAYLGG